A region of Helicobacter sp. 12S02232-10 DNA encodes the following proteins:
- the hsrA gene encoding homeostatic response regulator transcription factor HsrA, with protein sequence MRILIIEDESPLGKTVSDFLNQHSYQTDIAENLKDGEYFISIRNYDLILINSKLPDGDGISIVSQVKSKYPCVPIIMLAHKPKPDQEIEAFKTGVDDFIAKPFDLNVLIARIEARLRFWGSSIIEIEDLVINPDEEKITYKGKEIEVKGKPFEVLTHLARHRDQIVSKEQLLDAIWEEPELVTPNVIEVAINQIRQKMDKPLNISTVETVRRRGYRFCYPKQAEE encoded by the coding sequence ATGCGTATTTTAATAATAGAAGATGAGTCTCCGCTAGGCAAGACTGTCAGCGATTTTTTAAACCAACATAGTTATCAAACTGATATTGCCGAAAATCTCAAAGACGGTGAATATTTTATAAGCATTAGAAACTACGATCTCATCTTAATCAATTCAAAACTTCCTGATGGCGATGGTATCAGTATCGTCTCTCAAGTAAAATCAAAATACCCCTGCGTCCCTATCATTATGCTTGCTCATAAGCCTAAGCCCGATCAAGAAATTGAAGCATTCAAAACGGGAGTTGATGATTTTATTGCCAAACCCTTTGACTTAAATGTGTTGATTGCAAGAATTGAAGCAAGACTCAGATTCTGGGGTTCAAGTATCATTGAAATTGAAGATTTAGTCATCAATCCTGATGAAGAGAAGATTACATATAAAGGCAAAGAAATCGAAGTCAAAGGTAAGCCATTTGAAGTTCTCACTCATCTGGCTAGACACAGGGATCAAATTGTATCCAAAGAACAATTACTTGATGCAATTTGGGAAGAACCCGAACTTGTAACTCCAAATGTTATTGAAGTAGCCATCAATCAAATCAGACAAAAAATGGACAAACCTCTCAATATTTCCACTGTGGAAACTGTTCGTCGAAGAGGCTATCGTTTTTGCTATCCAAAACAAGCCGAAGAGTAA
- a CDS encoding SAM-dependent methyltransferase: MIPFSSYMREWLYGKDGYYHKASIGQKGDFYTSVSSSRFFGGTIAHHLLDLLETKKLTLPLKIIEIGADKGHLLSDIAQFLSALSVGAIQDCEFISIEPLPGLALIQENNFLMHTGLKLKIYKDLQDLNLDISDCAFLYCNELFDAFPCEIFDNGKMAYADNHRIFWKKPSDEILSLADKCGVFQGQIPVDLENFIFKLTEKLKHVKIWRFLTFDYGQWGARNDINLRVYQNHQVYHFLDIEKKLENFYQNSDITYDVDFSLICYFFESFGAKKLLFESQAKALLDLGLGDLLEKFSQNTSYQNYLREISKIKPLISPGGLGERFQAIEFGNGVNF, from the coding sequence ATGATACCTTTTAGTTCCTATATGCGTGAGTGGCTTTATGGAAAAGACGGGTATTACCATAAAGCTTCAATAGGGCAAAAAGGGGATTTTTACACTTCAGTTTCATCAAGTAGATTTTTTGGGGGAACAATCGCTCATCATTTACTGGACCTTTTAGAAACTAAAAAGCTGACATTGCCCTTAAAGATCATTGAAATAGGAGCGGATAAAGGTCATTTATTGAGCGATATTGCGCAATTTTTATCTGCTCTTTCAGTGGGTGCGATCCAAGATTGTGAATTTATCAGCATTGAGCCATTGCCTGGATTGGCCTTGATTCAAGAAAATAATTTTTTAATGCACACAGGCTTAAAATTAAAAATCTACAAAGATTTACAAGATTTAAATCTTGATATCTCTGATTGTGCATTTCTCTATTGCAACGAACTTTTTGATGCATTTCCTTGTGAAATTTTCGATAATGGCAAGATGGCTTATGCAGATAACCATCGTATATTTTGGAAAAAGCCCTCTGATGAAATACTTTCTTTGGCAGATAAATGTGGGGTATTTCAGGGACAAATACCTGTTGATTTGGAAAATTTTATTTTCAAACTTACTGAAAAACTAAAGCACGTTAAAATTTGGAGATTTTTAACTTTTGATTATGGACAATGGGGGGCTAGGAACGATATTAATTTAAGAGTTTATCAGAATCATCAGGTTTATCATTTTTTAGACATTGAAAAAAAATTAGAAAATTTTTATCAAAATTCTGATATAACTTATGATGTTGATTTTTCTTTGATTTGTTATTTTTTTGAATCTTTTGGTGCTAAAAAACTATTATTTGAATCGCAGGCAAAGGCATTATTAGATTTGGGATTAGGTGATTTATTGGAAAAATTTTCTCAAAATACAAGTTATCAAAACTATTTAAGAGAAATTTCAAAAATCAAGCCTTTAATTAGTCCAGGCGGACTTGGAGAGAGATTTCAAGCCATAGAATTTGGGAATGGGGTAAATTTCTAA
- the flgL gene encoding flagellar hook-associated protein FlgL: MRITFGTKYNQMNYYQNVLQNKLNEMNTKIASGLKIQYGYQDSSINNQNLKLEFEKNTLSQGIDVAQDAHTSTLNTDKALSELSETMVQFKTKLIQAANDIHSSNSREAIASDLEKLKDHIINIANTSIGGDFLFGGSKVDRAPFDSEGKYYGNNEKLNALISSNNLVPYNITGHELFFGRDSDKQKIITSNIKMLNQSKLHPDVMDAINKTNPPQEVYIKPEDTLRDLIGDNDNDTSNDAKEYFYLRGVRPDGSNFKAKFSFDKAYKNKENATTVNDLLDQIGKEFGNTPQNKVVDISLNTWGQIEIRDMKPGNSTIDFHLISSDMDVDNVEELKTNGARITSFNKSPFLTDRSLSSIQGVSDNYDFRFVRIPTAFIAQDNTAAVKNTKLSDIFDPKASILQIDGTRPNNQDGTLNTEPIDPLYIDIKNTTMQDLMDAIKSHFGGNLDIELSNGRLNIIDNNIKNKEHDSKTPPFNGEHGFSISLKTLDENGLETQGIPTDYENEYEKTYFTNRGSKLMGNISQVLSDGSGFANPQTKLFEVAGGSIQGQSYTLKLEDHNGIPVEAQILFDNKGSYLKLPSKTPNKSEYIIPLYNPHDEPPAITITKPNDITYQQLMDAMSIALNYSNQNQEAYLKAENRNNAPTQENKSTYEMLLDQAKRTLSISMNRNGKIEIQDNMRSLSKMKFMIYNNATNDFSTQAIKNDISGIRLNANNALTIDQPDIDFFKQIDDIIDSVKKGIYRPDNFGKVYTTDMRKIGIQNGLSAFEHLSDHIEKMVALNGAHGKTFENIIRRNEILKVQVDSIKGEVIGTDLAETYNKFSNLTTNYNAVLSSTSKINQMSLVNYL, translated from the coding sequence ATGCGCATTACTTTCGGGACAAAATATAACCAAATGAATTATTATCAAAATGTTCTTCAAAATAAACTGAATGAAATGAACACTAAAATCGCTTCAGGTCTAAAAATTCAATACGGTTATCAAGATAGTAGCATTAACAATCAAAATCTTAAGCTCGAATTTGAAAAAAATACACTTAGTCAAGGGATAGACGTCGCACAAGACGCCCACACTTCTACACTCAATACAGATAAAGCATTAAGCGAACTTTCTGAAACGATGGTACAGTTTAAAACAAAACTTATTCAAGCCGCTAACGACATCCATTCTTCAAACTCTAGAGAAGCCATAGCAAGTGACTTAGAAAAACTCAAAGATCATATCATCAACATTGCCAACACTTCCATAGGAGGGGATTTTCTCTTTGGAGGTAGCAAGGTTGATAGAGCACCTTTTGACTCTGAGGGTAAATATTATGGAAATAATGAAAAATTAAACGCTCTCATCAGTTCGAATAATCTTGTACCTTATAATATAACCGGTCACGAATTATTCTTTGGAAGGGATTCAGATAAACAAAAAATCATTACTTCAAATATAAAAATGCTCAATCAAAGTAAATTGCATCCTGATGTGATGGATGCTATCAATAAAACCAATCCGCCTCAAGAAGTTTATATCAAGCCTGAAGATACTCTAAGGGATCTCATAGGAGACAATGACAATGACACTTCCAATGACGCCAAAGAATATTTTTATCTACGAGGGGTAAGACCTGACGGATCAAATTTCAAGGCAAAATTTAGTTTTGATAAAGCTTATAAAAATAAAGAAAATGCTACCACAGTGAATGACTTACTCGATCAAATCGGAAAAGAATTTGGCAATACGCCGCAAAATAAAGTTGTAGATATCTCTTTAAATACGTGGGGACAGATTGAAATCAGGGATATGAAACCGGGAAATTCTACCATTGATTTTCATCTTATTTCCAGCGATATGGATGTGGATAATGTAGAAGAACTCAAAACTAATGGAGCTAGAATTACTTCATTTAATAAAAGCCCTTTCCTTACCGACAGAAGCCTTTCAAGCATTCAGGGGGTTAGCGATAATTATGATTTTAGATTTGTCAGAATACCCACAGCTTTTATAGCGCAAGACAATACTGCAGCGGTTAAAAATACAAAACTTTCAGATATTTTTGATCCTAAGGCTTCCATTCTCCAGATTGATGGCACACGACCTAACAATCAAGATGGAACCCTCAACACAGAACCAATAGATCCACTATATATTGATATCAAAAATACTACTATGCAAGATCTGATGGACGCAATTAAATCTCATTTTGGCGGAAACTTGGATATAGAGCTTTCTAATGGCAGACTCAATATCATTGACAATAACATAAAAAATAAAGAACACGACAGCAAAACTCCTCCATTTAATGGTGAACACGGTTTTAGCATTTCTCTTAAAACACTTGATGAAAATGGTTTGGAAACTCAAGGCATTCCCACAGATTATGAAAATGAATATGAAAAAACATATTTTACAAATAGAGGTTCCAAACTTATGGGGAATATCTCTCAAGTTTTATCAGATGGAAGTGGCTTTGCAAATCCGCAAACAAAACTTTTTGAAGTTGCAGGTGGAAGCATTCAAGGACAATCATATACCCTCAAACTTGAAGACCATAATGGCATCCCTGTTGAAGCTCAAATACTTTTTGATAACAAAGGCTCCTATTTAAAACTTCCAAGCAAAACTCCTAATAAATCGGAGTATATCATACCTCTTTATAACCCGCACGATGAACCTCCTGCGATTACAATTACCAAACCAAATGACATCACTTACCAACAACTTATGGATGCAATGAGTATAGCACTTAATTACAGCAATCAAAATCAAGAAGCTTATTTGAAAGCTGAAAATAGAAATAATGCACCCACTCAAGAAAACAAAAGCACTTATGAAATGTTGTTGGATCAGGCTAAAAGAACTTTGTCAATCAGTATGAACAGGAATGGAAAAATTGAGATTCAAGACAATATGCGTTCTTTGAGCAAAATGAAATTTATGATTTACAATAATGCAACGAATGATTTTTCAACCCAAGCAATAAAAAACGATATTTCTGGTATTCGTCTAAATGCTAATAATGCCCTTACGATTGATCAACCTGATATTGATTTTTTCAAGCAAATTGACGACATTATCGATTCTGTTAAAAAAGGTATTTACAGACCTGATAATTTTGGAAAAGTTTATACAACCGATATGAGAAAAATTGGGATACAAAATGGTTTAAGTGCCTTTGAGCATCTCAGTGATCATATTGAAAAAATGGTTGCTTTAAATGGGGCTCACGGCAAAACTTTTGAAAACATTATCAGAAGAAATGAAATTTTAAAAGTTCAAGTAGATTCCATCAAAGGAGAAGTTATAGGAACAGATCTAGCAGAAACTTATAATAAATTCTCAAATCTTACAACAAACTATAACGCAGTCTTGTCATCTACTAGTAAAATCAATCAAATGTCTTTGGTAAATTACCTATAA